A genomic window from Bradyrhizobium lupini includes:
- a CDS encoding zinc-binding alcohol dehydrogenase family protein — protein sequence MSSADPKAVEARCVRLNAKAENAAGIAPRVEPHTLARGPNDLLIEVKAAAVNPSDVKAATGLMAYAIFPRTPGRDYAGVVIDGPAGTMGREVFGSSGDLGIRRDGTHASHLVVESDAVVEKPKTVSWEEAAGIGVPFVTAMEGFRRAGIPKPGETVLVFGANGKVGQAAVQIATWQGARVIGVVRKAEPYEGHTNASIEVIDASATDVATRLREVTDGKGADIVFNTVGDPYFQAAHKSLALRGRQILIAAIDRIVQFNILEFYRGQHTYVGIDTLGLSSIATGAVLRDLGPGFASGHLKPFPIKANAVYPLERAKEAYVAVAGSSRDRVILKP from the coding sequence ATGTCGTCAGCCGATCCCAAAGCCGTCGAGGCGCGCTGCGTCCGCCTCAATGCCAAGGCCGAGAACGCCGCTGGGATTGCACCTCGCGTCGAGCCTCATACGCTCGCGCGCGGTCCGAACGATCTCCTGATCGAGGTCAAGGCCGCCGCCGTCAATCCGTCCGACGTCAAGGCCGCGACTGGGCTAATGGCCTATGCCATCTTCCCGCGCACGCCGGGGCGCGATTACGCCGGCGTGGTGATCGACGGGCCCGCCGGTACGATGGGCCGCGAGGTGTTCGGCTCCTCCGGCGATCTCGGCATCCGCCGCGACGGCACTCACGCCAGCCATCTCGTCGTTGAATCCGACGCGGTGGTGGAGAAGCCGAAGACCGTGTCTTGGGAGGAGGCCGCCGGCATCGGCGTGCCCTTTGTCACCGCCATGGAGGGTTTTCGCCGCGCCGGCATTCCAAAGCCCGGGGAAACGGTGCTGGTGTTCGGCGCCAACGGCAAGGTTGGTCAAGCGGCGGTGCAGATCGCGACCTGGCAGGGCGCGCGTGTCATCGGCGTGGTGCGCAAGGCGGAACCTTATGAGGGCCACACCAATGCATCCATCGAGGTGATCGACGCTTCCGCGACCGACGTCGCCACACGCCTGCGCGAGGTGACCGATGGCAAAGGCGCCGACATCGTCTTCAACACGGTCGGCGATCCCTATTTCCAGGCGGCGCACAAGTCGCTCGCGCTTCGCGGCCGCCAGATCCTGATCGCCGCCATCGACCGCATCGTGCAGTTCAACATTCTCGAATTCTACCGCGGGCAACACACCTATGTCGGCATCGACACGCTCGGCCTGTCGTCGATCGCGACAGGCGCTGTGCTGCGTGACCTCGGCCCGGGCTTCGCGAGCGGGCACCTGAAACCGTTTCCGATCAAGGCGAACGCCGTCTATCCGCTCGAACGCGCGAAGGAGGCCTATGTCGCCGTTGCAGGCTCCTCGCGGGATCGCGTGATCCTGAAACCTTGA
- the paaK gene encoding phenylacetate--CoA ligase PaaK: MALTRLKEGGNTYKAELDAHERASRDEIMALQVQRLAWSLKHAYDNVAHYRKAFDAAGVRPSDFRELSDLAKFPFTVKTDLRDNYPFNMFAVPREKLVRVHASSGTTGKPIVVGYTQRDIDTWSDVMARSIRAAGGRTGMIIHNAYGYGLFTGGLGVHYGAEKLGCTVVPISGGMTERQVQLINDFRPDIITVTPSYMLAILDEFKRQKLDPRQCSLKVGIFGAEPWTNAMRGEIEDAFDMDATDIYGLSEVIGPGVAQECIETKDGLHIWEDHFYPEVIDPDTGAVLPDGEKGELVFTSLTKEAFPVIRYRTRDLTRLLPGTARPGMRRMEKVTGRSDDMIILRGVNLFPTQIEEVLLATDWCGGHFILELTREGRMDELTIIAEARPESWDGRGLLDHADRISTHIKNTIGISSNVRVVAPATLERSLGKAKRLYDKRPKD; encoded by the coding sequence ATGGCTCTGACGAGGCTCAAGGAAGGTGGCAACACGTATAAGGCCGAGCTGGATGCGCACGAGCGTGCATCGCGCGACGAGATCATGGCGCTGCAGGTGCAGCGGCTGGCCTGGTCGCTGAAGCACGCCTACGACAACGTGGCGCACTATCGCAAGGCTTTCGACGCGGCCGGCGTGCGCCCGTCCGACTTTCGCGAACTCTCGGATCTTGCGAAATTTCCGTTCACCGTAAAAACGGACCTGCGCGACAACTATCCCTTCAACATGTTTGCCGTGCCCCGTGAGAAACTGGTGCGCGTGCATGCGTCCTCCGGCACGACGGGCAAGCCGATCGTGGTGGGCTATACGCAACGCGACATCGACACCTGGTCGGACGTGATGGCACGCTCGATCCGCGCCGCGGGCGGCCGCACCGGCATGATCATCCACAATGCTTATGGCTACGGTCTTTTCACGGGCGGGCTTGGCGTGCACTACGGCGCCGAAAAACTCGGCTGCACTGTGGTGCCGATCTCCGGGGGCATGACCGAGCGGCAGGTGCAGCTCATCAACGATTTCCGGCCCGATATCATCACGGTGACGCCGAGCTACATGCTGGCGATCCTCGACGAGTTCAAGCGTCAGAAGCTCGATCCGCGCCAGTGCTCGCTCAAGGTCGGCATCTTCGGCGCGGAGCCCTGGACCAATGCCATGCGCGGCGAGATCGAAGATGCCTTCGACATGGATGCCACCGACATCTACGGCCTCTCCGAGGTGATCGGGCCCGGCGTTGCGCAGGAATGCATCGAGACCAAGGACGGCCTGCATATCTGGGAGGATCATTTCTATCCCGAAGTGATCGATCCCGACACCGGTGCGGTGCTGCCCGACGGGGAGAAGGGCGAACTGGTGTTTACATCGCTCACCAAGGAAGCCTTTCCGGTGATCCGCTATCGCACCCGCGACCTGACGCGGCTTCTGCCGGGCACGGCGCGGCCCGGCATGCGGCGGATGGAGAAGGTCACGGGGCGCTCGGACGACATGATCATCCTGCGCGGCGTCAACCTGTTCCCGACCCAGATCGAGGAGGTTCTGCTCGCCACCGACTGGTGCGGCGGGCATTTCATTCTGGAATTGACTCGGGAAGGACGCATGGACGAGTTGACCATCATTGCCGAGGCGCGGCCGGAGAGTTGGGATGGCCGGGGTCTCCTCGACCATGCCGATCGGATCTCAACCCATATCAAGAACACGATCGGGATCAGCTCCAACGTGCGGGTGGTTGCGCCTGCGACGCTGGAACGCTCGCTCGGCAAGGCGAAGCGGCTCTACGACAAGCGGCCGAAGGATTGA
- the paaI gene encoding hydroxyphenylacetyl-CoA thioesterase PaaI yields the protein MNVKAALSPEDIARACADAMWAEDDASKGLGMEIVEIGPGFATLAMNVRPDMVNGQRITHGGFIFTLADSAFAFACNSHNDRVVAAQGQITFIKPGKLGDRLVAKAREVTRGGRSGIYDVRVTAGDTVIAEFRGHSRAIPGNWLPAQDQ from the coding sequence GTGAACGTCAAAGCCGCCTTGTCGCCCGAGGATATTGCCCGCGCCTGCGCCGATGCGATGTGGGCGGAGGACGATGCCTCCAAAGGACTCGGCATGGAGATCGTCGAGATCGGCCCGGGGTTCGCGACGCTGGCGATGAATGTGCGGCCGGATATGGTCAACGGCCAGCGCATCACCCATGGCGGCTTCATCTTCACGCTGGCCGATTCCGCCTTCGCTTTCGCGTGCAACTCGCACAACGACCGCGTCGTGGCGGCGCAGGGCCAGATCACCTTCATCAAGCCAGGCAAGCTCGGCGATCGCCTCGTCGCAAAGGCCCGCGAGGTCACGCGTGGCGGCCGCTCCGGCATCTATGACGTGCGCGTCACCGCCGGCGATACAGTCATCGCCGAATTTCGCGGGCATTCGCGGGCGATTCCCGGAAATTGGCTGCCGGCGCAGGATCAATAA
- the paaE gene encoding 1,2-phenylacetyl-CoA epoxidase subunit PaaE, whose product MSAVAPRFHRLAVNDLRREASDAISLTFAIPTELATDYAFTPGQYLTLRTMLDGEEVRRSYSICSGPDDGEIRIAVKKVDGGAFSSWAADDLKCGDALDVMTPTGRFGVIPPAGGGRIHVGFAAGSGITPILSIVKGVLAREADSRFFLFYGNRTTDNIMFLEALEELKDRFIDRLSIFHVISGEEQDIPILHGRLDGDKVRVLLRSLVPAESVDHVFICGPSGMSEDIEATCRDLGIAEERIHVERFVSEFGGKPRPKKIVAPDAPPKAIASLIIDGKRRDVPVAEDEAILDAALRAGVDLPFACKGGMCSTCRAKLVEGEAPMDINYSLEPWELKAGFVLTCQAKPSSERVVVDYDHV is encoded by the coding sequence ATGTCAGCAGTCGCACCACGCTTTCATCGCCTGGCCGTCAACGACCTCCGCCGCGAGGCGTCGGACGCCATATCGCTGACATTCGCCATCCCGACGGAGCTTGCGACCGACTACGCTTTCACGCCCGGCCAATACCTCACACTCCGCACCATGCTGGATGGCGAGGAAGTGCGCCGCTCCTATTCGATCTGCTCCGGCCCCGACGACGGCGAGATACGGATCGCCGTCAAGAAGGTTGATGGAGGCGCGTTTTCGAGCTGGGCAGCGGACGATTTGAAGTGTGGCGACGCGCTGGACGTGATGACGCCCACGGGACGCTTCGGCGTGATCCCGCCAGCCGGCGGCGGCCGCATCCATGTCGGCTTTGCCGCTGGGTCCGGCATCACGCCGATCCTGTCGATCGTCAAGGGCGTCCTCGCGCGCGAAGCCGACAGCCGCTTCTTCCTGTTCTATGGCAATCGCACGACCGATAACATCATGTTCCTCGAGGCGCTCGAAGAGCTCAAGGATCGCTTCATCGACCGCCTCTCGATCTTCCACGTCATCTCGGGCGAGGAACAGGACATTCCGATCCTGCACGGCCGGCTCGACGGCGACAAGGTGAGGGTGCTGCTGCGCTCGCTGGTACCGGCGGAAAGCGTCGATCACGTCTTCATCTGCGGTCCGTCCGGCATGAGCGAGGACATCGAGGCGACCTGTCGCGATCTCGGCATCGCGGAGGAGCGTATCCATGTCGAGCGGTTTGTCTCGGAGTTCGGTGGCAAGCCGCGGCCGAAGAAGATCGTTGCGCCGGACGCGCCGCCGAAAGCGATCGCGTCGCTGATCATCGACGGCAAGCGCCGCGACGTGCCGGTGGCAGAGGACGAGGCGATCCTCGATGCCGCGCTACGCGCCGGTGTCGATCTGCCCTTCGCCTGTAAGGGCGGCATGTGCTCGACCTGCCGTGCCAAACTGGTGGAGGGCGAGGCGCCGATGGACATCAACTACTCGCTGGAACCCTGGGAGCTGAAGGCCGGCTTTGTCCTGACCTGTCAGGCCAAGCCATCGTCGGAGCGGGTCGTGGTCGACTACGACCACGTTTGA
- the paaD gene encoding 1,2-phenylacetyl-CoA epoxidase subunit PaaD, producing the protein MVTVLEPHSDLRRRAWDAAASVVDPEIPVLTIADLGVLRDVVLDGDQVEVAITPTYSGCPAMNMIALEIEVALERAGFRSPKVRTVLSPAWTTDWMSEEGRRKLHAYGIAPPQASNSRRALFGEQAVVCPQCGSANTELLSEFGSTSCKALWRCRACREPFDYFKCH; encoded by the coding sequence ATGGTGACGGTGCTGGAGCCCCATAGCGACCTGCGCCGACGGGCCTGGGATGCCGCGGCGAGCGTGGTCGATCCCGAAATCCCGGTTTTGACCATCGCCGATCTCGGCGTGCTCCGTGATGTCGTCCTCGACGGCGATCAGGTCGAGGTCGCGATCACCCCGACCTATTCGGGCTGTCCGGCCATGAACATGATCGCGCTGGAAATCGAGGTCGCGCTGGAGCGCGCCGGTTTCCGCAGTCCAAAGGTCCGCACCGTGCTGTCGCCGGCCTGGACCACCGACTGGATGAGCGAAGAGGGCCGCCGGAAGCTTCATGCCTACGGCATCGCACCGCCGCAGGCCTCGAATTCACGCCGCGCGCTGTTCGGCGAGCAAGCCGTTGTGTGCCCGCAATGCGGCTCGGCGAATACCGAGCTGCTGTCCGAATTCGGCTCCACCTCCTGCAAGGCACTCTGGCGCTGCAGGGCGTGCCGCGAACCCTTCGATTATTTCAAGTGTCATTGA
- the paaC gene encoding 1,2-phenylacetyl-CoA epoxidase subunit PaaC has product MANIEVSETPLVLYALRRADDALILGHRLSEWCGHAPMMEEDMALSNIALDLIGQARELYTYAAKAEGKDNDEDKLAYLRDVRQYRNLLLLEQPNGDFAQTLVRQFFYSAFADLYWRAMMTSRDTTLAAIAAKSEKESAYHLRHSSEWMIRLGDGTDESHARAQAAIDHLWAFTGEMFAVDDGEHALIHAGIAVDPGTLRGRWLTTLSDVIGEATLKLPQNDWMQQGGRVGRHSEHLGHLLSELQSIQRTFPGQTW; this is encoded by the coding sequence ATGGCGAACATCGAGGTCTCCGAAACACCGCTGGTGCTCTACGCATTACGCCGCGCCGACGACGCGCTGATCCTCGGCCACCGCCTGTCGGAATGGTGCGGGCATGCGCCGATGATGGAAGAGGACATGGCGCTCTCCAACATCGCGCTCGACCTCATCGGCCAGGCCCGCGAGCTCTACACCTACGCAGCCAAAGCCGAAGGCAAGGACAACGACGAAGACAAGCTCGCCTACCTTCGCGATGTCAGGCAGTATCGCAATCTGCTGCTCCTCGAGCAGCCGAACGGCGACTTTGCCCAGACGCTGGTGCGGCAGTTCTTCTATTCCGCCTTCGCCGATCTCTACTGGCGCGCCATGATGACCTCGCGCGATACGACGCTCGCTGCGATTGCCGCGAAGTCGGAGAAGGAGAGTGCCTATCACTTGCGGCATTCCTCGGAGTGGATGATCCGGCTCGGCGACGGCACCGACGAGAGCCATGCCCGCGCGCAGGCTGCGATCGATCATCTCTGGGCGTTCACCGGCGAGATGTTTGCCGTCGACGACGGCGAGCACGCCTTGATCCATGCCGGTATCGCCGTAGACCCAGGCACCTTGCGGGGTCGTTGGCTGACGACACTTTCGGATGTGATCGGCGAAGCAACGCTCAAGCTGCCGCAGAACGACTGGATGCAGCAGGGCGGCCGCGTGGGCCGGCACAGCGAGCATCTCGGCCATCTCCTCTCAGAGCTGCAATCGATACAGCGTACCTTCCCGGGGCAGACATGGTGA
- the paaB gene encoding 1,2-phenylacetyl-CoA epoxidase subunit PaaB translates to MATPNTPLWEVFIRSRNGLAHKHVGSLHASDATMALQAARDIYTRRGEGLSIWVVPSTAITASDPAEKGMMFEPAESKIYRHPTFYEVPEEVGHM, encoded by the coding sequence ATGGCCACGCCGAACACGCCGCTGTGGGAAGTCTTCATTCGCAGCCGCAACGGGCTCGCGCACAAGCATGTCGGCTCGCTGCATGCGAGCGACGCCACGATGGCCTTGCAAGCCGCCCGCGATATCTACACGCGTCGCGGTGAGGGCCTTTCGATCTGGGTGGTGCCGTCGACGGCGATCACCGCAAGCGATCCCGCCGAGAAGGGCATGATGTTCGAGCCGGCGGAATCAAAGATCTACCGCCACCCGACGTTTTACGAGGTGCCTGAGGAAGTAGGACACATGTGA
- the paaA gene encoding 1,2-phenylacetyl-CoA epoxidase subunit PaaA has protein sequence MYTQALNTAETDDRGLEDAAKAAQFQTRIDAEERIEPNDWMPAAYRKTLTRQISQHAHSEIVGMLPEGNWITRAPSLRRKAALLAKVQDECGHGLYLYAAAETLGTSREELVDAMLAGKAKYSSIFNYPTLTWADIGTIGWLVDGAAIMNQIPLCRCSYGPYARAMIRVCKEESFHQRQGYEIMLTLCRGSEEQKEMAQDALNRWWWPVLMMFGPPDATSQHSDTSTKWKIKRFSNDELRQKFVDATVPQAQYLGLTIPDPGMIQDADGHWRYSEIDWTEFKQVLAGNGPCNRDRIAARRKAHDEGAWVREAAASYAAKRTQRRTAQAAE, from the coding sequence ATGTATACCCAGGCGCTGAACACGGCCGAGACCGATGATCGCGGCCTCGAGGATGCGGCCAAGGCTGCGCAGTTCCAGACGCGCATCGATGCCGAGGAGCGCATCGAGCCGAACGACTGGATGCCGGCGGCTTATCGCAAGACGCTGACCCGCCAGATCTCCCAGCACGCTCATTCCGAAATCGTCGGCATGCTGCCCGAAGGCAACTGGATCACCCGCGCGCCGTCCTTGCGCCGCAAGGCCGCGCTGCTCGCCAAGGTGCAGGACGAGTGCGGCCACGGGCTCTATCTCTATGCCGCGGCCGAGACGCTCGGCACTTCGCGCGAAGAGCTGGTCGACGCCATGCTCGCGGGCAAGGCCAAATATTCCTCGATCTTCAACTACCCGACCCTCACCTGGGCCGACATCGGCACCATCGGCTGGCTGGTCGACGGCGCCGCGATCATGAACCAGATTCCGCTGTGTCGCTGCTCCTATGGTCCTTACGCGCGCGCGATGATCCGCGTCTGCAAGGAGGAGTCGTTCCATCAGCGCCAGGGCTATGAGATCATGCTGACGCTGTGCCGTGGCTCCGAGGAGCAGAAGGAGATGGCGCAGGATGCCTTGAATAGGTGGTGGTGGCCGGTGCTAATGATGTTCGGCCCGCCCGATGCCACCAGCCAGCACAGCGACACCTCGACGAAATGGAAGATCAAGCGCTTCTCCAATGACGAGCTGCGGCAGAAGTTCGTCGACGCCACCGTGCCGCAGGCGCAATATCTCGGCCTCACCATTCCCGATCCCGGCATGATTCAGGACGCCGACGGGCACTGGCGCTACAGCGAGATCGACTGGACCGAGTTCAAGCAGGTGCTCGCCGGCAACGGTCCTTGCAACCGGGATCGCATCGCGGCACGCCGCAAGGCGCACGATGAGGGCGCCTGGGTGCGCGAGGCGGCAGCTAGCTATGCCGCAAAGCGCACGCAGCGTCGAACTGCACAAGCGGCAGAGTAG
- a CDS encoding esterase/lipase family protein produces the protein MTATAQTLSPPSRTLMFLEGRAIHEFGAFLGALPLLSLAPRGDRHPVLVLPGLVASDGSTRALRTFLSGKGYAVSGWRQGRNYGLREGVQHAMVDLVQELSDRHGRKISLVGWSLGGLYARQLAKMMPDRVRQVITLGSPFAGDPHSTNAWRVYEWASGRKSNEVDPQFGGDLAVPPPVPTTAIFSRTDGVCAWQGCMEKTGAQTESIEIESSHCGMGHHPAAVFAVADRLAQKEGSWRPFDRSGWRSVVYPDPHR, from the coding sequence ATGACCGCTACTGCCCAGACGCTGAGCCCGCCGTCTCGCACCCTGATGTTCCTGGAAGGGCGAGCGATCCACGAGTTCGGCGCCTTCCTCGGCGCGCTGCCGCTGCTCAGCCTCGCGCCGCGCGGCGATAGGCATCCGGTGCTGGTTCTGCCGGGCCTCGTGGCCTCCGACGGGTCCACGCGTGCACTGCGCACCTTTCTGTCCGGCAAGGGCTATGCGGTGAGCGGCTGGCGCCAAGGCCGCAACTATGGCCTGCGCGAGGGCGTGCAGCACGCGATGGTGGATCTGGTTCAGGAGCTCAGCGACAGGCACGGCCGCAAGATCAGCCTGGTCGGCTGGAGCCTCGGCGGTCTCTATGCGCGCCAGCTCGCCAAGATGATGCCCGACCGCGTACGCCAGGTGATCACGCTCGGCAGCCCCTTTGCCGGCGATCCGCATTCGACCAATGCCTGGCGAGTCTATGAATGGGCGAGCGGCCGGAAGTCCAACGAGGTCGACCCGCAGTTCGGCGGCGATCTCGCCGTTCCGCCGCCGGTGCCGACCACGGCGATCTTCAGCCGCACCGACGGCGTCTGCGCCTGGCAGGGCTGCATGGAGAAGACGGGCGCGCAGACCGAGAGCATCGAGATCGAGAGCAGCCATTGCGGCATGGGCCATCATCCCGCCGCTGTCTTCGCGGTGGCTGATCGCCTTGCGCAGAAGGAAGGCAGCTGGCGGCCCTTCGACCGCAGCGGCTGGCGCAGCGTGGTCTATCCCGATCCGCATCGGTAA
- a CDS encoding DUF445 domain-containing protein, with translation MTPSGAFSFDTPGDAERAAELRRVKALATLVLGSTLVLFVVAKWLLPVHPVFGFIAAFAEAATIGGLADWYAVVALFKRPLGLPIPHTAIIQSNQARIADKLGEFIQVHFLEAAPVEAKLKEIDFGSFVADWLRDRKRSDDLARFALRLLPEAVSATESSGLMTFIIRRMSSQLQAVDLAPLAAGTLRGFVAEGRHQILFDDLLRVMHETLNQTETMAIIREKVRAELPTLLRLYRADKFLVNKIVASATAFFNEVRSDPKHPFRGEFDRMVLSFVDRLGTDQAYIDRIDGLKRDLLARPELADLARTVWANTRSFIERSASGETQVLQHHLAGMCVAAGEALAGDAELRGEINKGLVAVLRSFVADQKSGVSTFISDQVKSWDMAQLISLIEINIGRDLQYIRFNGSLIGGLAGLALYSVEFLLRLL, from the coding sequence ATGACTCCATCAGGCGCCTTCTCTTTCGACACTCCCGGCGACGCCGAACGCGCAGCCGAATTGCGCCGCGTGAAAGCGCTGGCGACGCTGGTGCTGGGCTCGACGCTTGTCCTGTTCGTCGTTGCGAAATGGCTGCTGCCCGTACATCCCGTGTTCGGATTCATCGCGGCCTTCGCCGAAGCCGCGACCATCGGCGGGCTCGCCGACTGGTATGCGGTGGTCGCGCTGTTCAAGCGTCCACTCGGCCTGCCGATCCCACACACCGCGATCATCCAGAGCAACCAGGCCCGTATCGCCGACAAGCTCGGCGAGTTCATCCAGGTGCATTTCCTCGAGGCCGCTCCCGTCGAGGCCAAGCTGAAGGAGATCGATTTCGGCTCCTTCGTCGCCGACTGGCTGCGCGATCGCAAGCGCAGCGATGACCTCGCGCGCTTTGCGCTGCGCCTGCTGCCGGAGGCTGTCTCCGCGACCGAGAGCTCCGGTCTGATGACCTTCATCATCCGCCGCATGTCCTCGCAGCTCCAGGCCGTCGATCTGGCGCCGCTCGCGGCCGGCACGTTGCGCGGCTTCGTCGCGGAAGGGCGGCACCAGATCCTGTTCGACGATCTTCTGCGCGTGATGCACGAGACGCTGAACCAGACCGAGACGATGGCGATCATCCGCGAGAAGGTGCGCGCGGAATTGCCGACCTTGCTCAGGCTCTATCGCGCCGACAAGTTTCTGGTGAACAAGATCGTGGCCTCCGCCACCGCGTTCTTCAATGAAGTGCGCAGCGATCCCAAACATCCTTTTCGCGGCGAGTTCGATCGCATGGTGCTGAGCTTCGTCGACCGGCTCGGCACCGACCAGGCCTATATCGACCGCATCGACGGCTTGAAGCGCGATCTGCTCGCGCGTCCCGAGCTTGCCGATCTCGCCCGCACCGTCTGGGCCAATACGCGGTCCTTCATCGAACGTAGTGCAAGCGGCGAGACGCAGGTGCTGCAGCATCATCTCGCGGGAATGTGTGTCGCGGCGGGCGAAGCGCTTGCGGGCGATGCCGAGCTGCGCGGCGAGATCAACAAGGGGCTGGTCGCGGTGCTGCGCAGTTTCGTCGCGGACCAGAAGAGCGGCGTCTCGACCTTCATCTCCGACCAGGTCAAGTCGTGGGACATGGCGCAGCTGATTTCGCTGATCGAAATCAACATTGGCCGCGACCTGCAATACATCCGCTTCAACGGCTCGCTGATCGGGGGGCTCGCGGGTCTTGCGCTTTACTCCGTAGAATTCCTGCTTCGATTGTTGTGA